One Castanea sativa cultivar Marrone di Chiusa Pesio chromosome 4, ASM4071231v1 DNA window includes the following coding sequences:
- the LOC142632121 gene encoding uncharacterized protein LOC142632121, which yields MFGKIRGASTSSLDSLELERSTSKIFRDDPLSIYEVTLMKLKLGSQRELSSHSEQTVPQIETDSASSSSCAGVMKISADCSEKISQDIVVSPYEEAMAIDTECSSGSVSLGSIDSPCLGSKKQPQNRNVSVLYLFSKFKDSRRQVVRSSCEDAMPIEDGCSERSWANSSDCHQSLKSMEQQMDQECVTSLALQNVRSELGCA from the exons atgtttGGGAAAATCAGAGGAGCTTCGACTTCGTCACTGGACAGCTTGGAGTTAGAGAGATCAACTTCCAAGATTTTCAGAGACGACCCTCTCTCCATCTatg AGGTTACACTCATGAAGCTTAAATTAGGCTCTCAACGTGAGCTAAGTTCACACTCCGAGCAGACAGTGCCGCAGATAGAAACTGATTCTGCTTCAAGCTCCTCTTGTGCTGGGGTGATGAAGATAAGTGCAGATTGTTCTGAAAAAATTTCTCAAGACATTGTAGTTTCCCCTTATGAGGAGGCAATGGCAATAGATACAGAATGTTCATCTGGGAGTGTTTCGCTGGGTTCAATTGATTCTCCTTGTTTGGGCAGCAAGAAACAGCCACAGAACAGGAATGTTTCAGTTCTTTACCTCTTTTCTAAATTTAAGGATTCTCGTCGACAAGTTGTAAGGTCATCCTGTGAGGACGCGATGCCAATAGAAGATGGTTGTTCTGAACGTTCTTGGGCAAATTCAAGTGATTGTCATCAATCTCTTAAAAGCATGGAACAGCAGATGGATCAGGAATGTGTAACCTCTTTAGCTCTGCAGAATGTAAGATCTGAACTGGGATGTGCTTAA
- the LOC142630277 gene encoding nucleoside diphosphate kinase 2, chloroplastic, whose translation MEAQAVFGRASPPCLSSSLLSSQTQRTSCSLSYTHCPIQRTKHHLHLAAFHSKSHLFSYSPSRPHAKTLSHKTHIFLPHLVASMEQVEETYIMVKPDAVQRGLVGEIISRFEKKGFKLTGLKLFECPKELAEEHYKDLKSKSFFPKLIDYITSGPVVCMAWEGVGVVASARKLIGSTDPLQADPGTIRGDLAVQTGRNVVHGSDSPENGKREIALWFKEGELCQWTPAQAPWLRE comes from the exons atgGAAGCTCAGGCAGTGTTCGGTAGAGCAAGCCCACCATGCCTCTCATCATCTCTTCTAAGCTCACAAACTCAGAGAACTAGTTGCAGCTTATCCTACACTCACTGCCCTATCCAACGCACCAAACACCATCTCCACTTAGCTGCATTCCACTCAAAGTCCCATCTTTTCTCTTATTCCCCATCTCGTCCCCATGCCAAAACCCTCTCTCACAAAACCCATATCTTCTTGCCCCACTTGGTTGCTTCCATG GAACAAGTTGAAGAGACTTATATAATGGTGAAACCTGATGCTGTGCAACGTGGACTT GTTGGAGAGATTATTTCAAGGTTTGAGAAGAAGGGATTTAAATTGACTGGCTTGAAGCTCTTCGAGTGCCCAAAAGAATTAGCAGAG GAGCATTATAAGGATCTCAAGTCTAAATCATTCTTCCCTAAGCTGATTGATTACATTACTTCTGGTCCAGTTGTGTGCATg GCTTGGGAGGGTGTTGGTGTTGTTGCATCTGCACGGAAGCTTATAGGGTCTACAGATCCTCTTCAAGCTGACCCTGGCACAATAAGAGGAGACCTTGCTGTTCAAACCGGAAG GAATGTGGTTCATGGAAGTGACAGCCCTGAGAATGGCAAGCGTGAAATAG CTCTTTGGTTCAAAGAAGGTGAACTATGTCAGTGGACACCAGCTCAGGCACCATGGCTTAGGGAGTGA
- the LOC142633018 gene encoding akuammiline synthase 2-like has protein sequence MNMVKVAIQARVTIKPSSPTPQNLKIFKLSLLDQIAPPEYVPRIFYYACNDITKFIKPQERINQLKESLSQALTHIYPLSGRVRENLFIECNDEGVDFLEAKANCTLLEILNLPEVSVLDQFLPHDCHCNKSSMEAQLAIQVNTFSCGGMAIGTCALHKIVDGGTFSSFLNMWAEITTGAGDNLSPIFPGPNLFSPRDLSGLVPRFDGVPKAKCVTKRFVFPGSKIASLKEIITASNTKVPHPTRIEVVSTLIWKCAMVVSKARAGSLSPSIMTHAVDLRPRNDPPLPKCAAGNLSWLMQGENGFSVMSDSLKQIGETKNFEVFRSISWANYRLYEADFCWGKPIWWLIDVMMFGGYSGPKYSANSNLSHVFFSPTRIEVVSALIWKCAMEVSKARSGSLSPSIMTHAVDSRPRNDPPLPKCAAVNLSWKMQGENGFSVMSDSLKQIGELVPKNVEVFRFISWANYRLYEADFGWGKPIWVSTAPLAFKNIIIFIETRVNSGLEAWVTMEEQDMDIFEQNQELCSFVDSIEYV, from the exons ATGAATATGGTGAAGGTTGCTATACAGGCCAGAGTGACCATCAAACCATCCTCACCAACACCACAGAACCTCAAAATCTTCAAGCTTTCCCTCCTAGACCAAATTGCACCTCCAGAGTACGTGCCAAGGATATTTTACTATGCATGCAATGACATAACAAAGTTCATCAAACCCCAGGAGCGAATTAATCAGCTAAAGGAATCGCTATCACAAGCCTTAACTCATATCTATCCACTTTCTGGAAGGGTCAGAGAGAACCTTTTCATTGAGTGTAATGATGAGGGGGTGGACTTTTTAGAAGCCAAAGCGAACTGCACACTCTTGGAGATTCTCAATCTGCCTGAAGTTAGTGTACTTGATCAATTCCTTCCTCATGATTGTCATTGCAATAAATCATCCATGGAAGCCCAATTGGCCATTCAGGTTAATACTTTTAGCTGTGGAGGAATGGCTATTGGTACATGCGCATTGCACAAGATTGTTGATGGAGGcacattttcttcatttctcaACATGTGGGCTGAAATCACTACGGGTGCTGGTGATAATTTGTCTCCAATCTTTCCAGGGCCAAATCTCTTCTCACCAAGAGATTTATCAGGCTTAGTGCCAAGGTTTGACGGAGTACCAAAAGCAAAGTGCGTTACAAAAAGATTTGTGTTCCCGGGCTCAAAGATCGCTTCACTAAAGGAAATAATAACTGCTAGTAACacta AGGTTCCTCA TCCAACCCGCATTGAAGTGGTGTCAACACTAATATGGAAATGTGCAATGGTAGTGTCTAAAGCAAGAGCAGGGTCCTTAAGTCCTTCTATTATGACACATGCTGTGGATTTACGTCCAAGAAATGATCCACCCCTTCCAAAATGTGCTGCTGGGAATCTTTCTTGGTTGATGCAAGGTGAAAATGGGTTTTCAGTGATGAGTGATTCTCTTAAACAAATtggagaaacaaaaaattttgaagtatTCAGGTCCATTAGTTGGGCCAATTACCGACTATATGAAGCTGATTTTTGTTGGGGAAAGCCTATTTGG TGGCTCATTGACGTAATGATGTTTGGTGGGTACTCTGGTCCTAAATATTCTGCCAATAGCAATCTGTCACACGTCTTTTTTAGTCCAACCCGCATTGAAGTGGTGTCAGCACTAATATGGAAATGTGCAATGGAAGTGTCTAAAGCAAGATCAGGGTCCTTAAGTCCTTCTATTATGACACATGCTGTGGATTCACGTCCAAGAAATGATCCACCCCTACCAAAATGTGCTGCTGTGAATCTTTCTTG GAAGATGCAAGGTGAAAATGGGTTTTCAGTGATGAGTGATTCTCTTAAACAAATTGGGGAACTAGTACCAAAAAATGTTGAAGTATTCAGGTTCATCAGTTGGGCCAATTACCGACTATATGAAGCTGATTTTGGTTGGGGAAAGCCTATTTGGGTAAGTACGGCTCCATTGGCATTCAAGAACATTATAATCTTCATTGAAACGAGAGTGAATTCTGGACTTGAAGCATGGGTGACCATGGAAGAGCAAGACATGGATATTTTTGAGCAAAATCAAGAGCTTTGTTCATTTGTTGACTCCATTGAGTATGTTTAA
- the LOC142633019 gene encoding limonoid 21-O-acetyltransferse-like yields the protein MVKVDIQARETIKPSSPTPQNLKIFKLSLLDQIAPPEYVPRTFYYACNDKAKFIKPQERINQLKESLSQALTLIYPLPRRVRENLFIECNDEGVDILEAKVNCTLLEILNQPEVSMLDQFLPHDYHCNKSSMEAQLAIQVNIFSCGGMAIGTCALHKIVDGGTFSSFLNMWAEITRGAGDYLSPTFAGPNLFPPRDLSGLVPRFEVPKAKCVTKSFVFSGSKIASLKEIITSSITNKNKNLLPHSKCSANSNLSHVFFSPTRIEVVSALMWKCAMVVSKARSGSLSLSIMTHAVNLRPRNDPPLPKCAAGIFLGWQLRRHQQWRALESCIIWQMKSEMQ from the coding sequence ATGGTGAAGGTTGATATACAGGCCAGAGAGACCATCAAACCATCCTCACCAACACCACAGAACCTCAAAATCTTCAAGCTTTCCCTCCTAGACCAAATTGCACCTCCAGAGTACGTGCCAAGGACATTTTACTATGCATGCAATGACAAAGCAAAGTTCATCAAACCCCAGGAGCGAATTAATCAGCTAAAGGAATCGCTATCACAAGCCTTAACTCTTATCTATCCACTTCCTAGAAGGGTCAGAGAGAACCTTTTCATTGAGTGTAATGATGAGGGGGTGGACATTTTAGAAGCCAAAGTGAACTGCACACTCTTGGAGATTCTCAATCAGCCTGAAGTTAGTATGCTTGATCAATTCCTTCCTCATGATTATCATTGCAATAAATCATCCATGGAAGCCCAATTGGCCATTCAGGTTAATATTTTTAGCTGTGGAGGAATGGCTATTGGTACATGCGCATTGCACAAGATTGTTGATGGAGGcacattttcttcatttctcaACATGTGGGCTGAAATCACTAGGGGTGCTGGTGATTATTTGTCTCCAACCTTTGCAGGGCCAAATCTCTTCCCACCAAGAGATTTATCAGGCTTAGTGCCAAGGTTTGAAGTACCAAAAGCAAAGTGCGTTACAAAAAGTTTTGTGTTCTCGGGCTCAAAGATCGCTTCCCTAAAGGAAATAATAACTTCTAGCATCactaataagaataaaaatctTCTGCCTCACTCTAAATGTTCTGCCAATAGCAATCTGTCACACGTCTTTTTTAGTCCAACCCGCATTGAAGTGGTGTCAGCACTAATGTGGAAATGTGCAATGGTAGTGTCTAAAGCAAGATCAGGGTCCTTAAGTCTTTCTATTATGACACATGCTGTAAATTTACGTCCAAGAAATGATCCACCCCTACCAAAATGTGCTGCTGGAATCTTTCTTGGTTGGCAATTGCGCCGGCACCAACAATGGAGAGCCCTAGAGAGTTGCATCATCTGGCAAATGAAATCCGAAATGCAATAA